One Streptococcus gallolyticus subsp. gallolyticus DSM 16831 DNA window includes the following coding sequences:
- a CDS encoding glucose-6-phosphate isomerase has protein sequence MTHIKFDYSKLLGQFVEQEEIDFMQPQVNAADEYLRKGTGPGSDFLGWLDLPENYDKEEFARIQKAAAKIQSDSEVLVVIGIGGSYLGARAAIDFLSNHFYNLQASADRKGPQILYAGNSISSTYLADLVEYVKDKDFSVNVISKSGTTTEPAIAFRVFKELLIEKYGQEEANKRIYATTDKAKGAVKVEAVANDWETFVVPDNVGGRFSVLTAVGLLPIAAAGIDIEALMTGANAARQELTSAEISENIAYQYAAIRNILYRKGYITEILANYEPSLQYFGEWWKQLAGESEGKHQKGIYPTSANFSTDLHSLGQFIQEGYRNIFETVVRIDKPRKNVVIPELSEDLDGLGYLQGKDVDFVNKKATDGVLLAHTDGGVPNMFLTLPQQDEFTLGYTIYFFELAIGLSGYLNAVNPFNQPGVEAYKKNMFALLGKPGFEDLSAELNARL, from the coding sequence ATGACACATATTAAATTTGATTATTCAAAACTTTTGGGTCAATTCGTCGAACAAGAAGAAATCGACTTCATGCAACCGCAAGTCAACGCTGCTGACGAATACTTGCGTAAAGGTACAGGTCCAGGTTCTGACTTCCTTGGTTGGTTAGACCTTCCTGAAAACTACGACAAAGAAGAATTTGCGCGTATCCAAAAAGCTGCTGCTAAAATCCAATCAGACAGCGAAGTTCTTGTTGTTATCGGTATCGGTGGTTCTTACCTTGGAGCTCGTGCGGCTATCGACTTCTTGAGCAACCACTTCTATAACCTACAAGCATCTGCAGACCGTAAAGGTCCACAAATCCTTTACGCTGGTAACTCAATTTCTTCAACTTACCTTGCAGACCTTGTTGAATACGTTAAAGATAAAGATTTCTCAGTAAACGTTATCTCTAAATCTGGTACAACAACTGAACCAGCTATCGCTTTCCGTGTATTCAAAGAACTTTTGATTGAAAAATACGGTCAAGAAGAAGCTAACAAACGTATCTACGCTACAACTGATAAAGCTAAAGGTGCTGTTAAAGTTGAAGCTGTTGCTAACGATTGGGAAACATTTGTTGTTCCAGATAACGTTGGTGGACGTTTCTCAGTATTGACTGCCGTAGGTCTTCTTCCAATCGCTGCCGCTGGTATCGACATCGAAGCTCTTATGACTGGTGCTAACGCTGCACGTCAAGAATTGACTTCTGCTGAAATTTCAGAAAACATCGCTTATCAATACGCTGCTATTCGTAACATTCTTTACCGTAAAGGTTACATCACTGAAATCTTGGCTAACTACGAACCATCACTTCAATACTTCGGTGAATGGTGGAAACAATTGGCTGGTGAATCAGAAGGTAAACACCAAAAAGGTATCTACCCAACATCTGCTAACTTCTCAACTGACCTTCACTCACTTGGTCAATTCATCCAAGAAGGTTACCGTAACATCTTCGAAACAGTTGTTCGTATTGACAAACCACGTAAAAACGTTGTTATCCCTGAATTGTCAGAAGACCTTGACGGTCTTGGATACCTTCAAGGTAAAGACGTTGACTTCGTAAACAAAAAAGCAACTGACGGTGTTCTTCTTGCTCACACTGACGGTGGTGTTCCTAACATGTTCTTGACACTTCCTCAACAAGATGAATTCACTCTTGGTTACACAATCTACTTCTTCGAGTTGGCTATCGGTCTTTCAGGTTACCTTAACGCTGTTAACCCATTCAACCAACCAGGTGTAGAAGCATACAAGAAAAACATGTTTGCTCTTCTTGGTAAACCAGGATTTGAAGACTTGTCAGCAGAATTGAACGCACGTCTTTAA
- the tadA gene encoding tRNA adenosine(34) deaminase TadA, with protein sequence MAEFTQEEKEYFMREALKEAQKSLAKEEIPIGCVIVKNGVIIGRGHNAREERQKAILHAEIMAIDDANENEGSWRLLDSTLFVTIEPCVMCSGAIGLARIPQVIYGAANQKFGGAGSLYDILTDVRLNHRVEVETGILETECAAIMQDFFRKNREKKKAAKQAAKEQS encoded by the coding sequence ATGGCTGAATTTACACAAGAAGAAAAGGAATATTTCATGCGAGAAGCGCTCAAGGAAGCGCAAAAGTCGCTAGCAAAAGAGGAAATCCCAATTGGCTGTGTTATCGTGAAAAACGGTGTTATCATTGGACGTGGACACAATGCGCGTGAAGAACGTCAGAAAGCCATTTTGCATGCTGAAATCATGGCGATTGATGATGCCAATGAAAACGAAGGTAGTTGGCGTTTGCTAGATAGCACCCTATTTGTGACCATTGAGCCTTGCGTGATGTGTAGCGGAGCTATTGGGCTTGCCCGCATTCCGCAAGTGATTTATGGGGCTGCCAATCAAAAATTTGGCGGTGCAGGCAGTCTTTATGATATTCTGACGGACGTTCGTCTCAATCATCGAGTGGAAGTGGAGACTGGGATTTTAGAGACCGAATGTGCAGCTATCATGCAAGATTTTTTCCGTAAAAACCGTGAAAAGAAAAAAGCAGCTAAGCAAGCTGCCAAAGAACAGTCTTAG
- a CDS encoding MBL fold metallo-hydrolase, producing MKLTTLGCWGAYPYKDGGTTSYLVTSEDGFQLLMDCGSRAVTELEKEISPLDLDAVIISHYHPDHVADLGVLRHYFQLYPKHLWEPKILPIYGHTEDEQEFAKLTLDGVSQGKAYDVNGVEKIGPFDITFIKTVHPVPCYAFRIVERATGQTLVFTGDTGYFEGLDKFAAGADLFLADVYLYAGNENHPAHLTTKEAGQIAKAAGVTSLVLTHTPPVPPQGIDAENHLQVLKEEAENYADGVPVDLAEPHKSWQLGEL from the coding sequence ATGAAACTCACAACACTTGGTTGCTGGGGAGCTTACCCATATAAAGACGGCGGAACGACCTCTTATCTCGTTACGAGTGAGGACGGTTTTCAATTGCTTATGGATTGCGGAAGCCGTGCTGTCACAGAATTAGAAAAAGAAATCAGCCCACTTGACTTGGATGCGGTGATTATTTCGCATTATCATCCTGACCATGTTGCTGATTTAGGCGTGCTACGCCATTATTTCCAACTATATCCCAAACATCTCTGGGAGCCTAAAATTTTGCCAATCTACGGACACACCGAAGATGAGCAAGAATTTGCTAAACTGACTTTAGACGGTGTTTCTCAAGGGAAAGCTTATGATGTCAACGGCGTTGAGAAGATCGGTCCATTCGACATTACCTTTATCAAAACCGTCCACCCTGTTCCTTGCTATGCTTTTCGTATTGTCGAACGTGCAACAGGGCAAACACTTGTTTTCACTGGTGATACAGGCTATTTTGAAGGTTTGGATAAATTTGCTGCAGGCGCTGACCTCTTTTTGGCAGATGTTTACCTTTATGCGGGAAATGAAAATCATCCAGCGCATTTGACAACCAAAGAAGCAGGGCAAATTGCCAAGGCTGCAGGTGTGACATCCCTTGTCTTGACGCATACGCCACCAGTTCCACCACAAGGCATTGATGCCGAAAATCACCTTCAAGTGCTTAAAGAAGAAGCAGAAAATTATGCTGACGGTGTTCCTGTTGATTTAGCTGAGCCACACAAATCATGGCAACTTGGTGAGCTATAA
- a CDS encoding biotin transporter BioY has product MKNVRDLLYIAMMTTILVILGFIPAIPLGFIPVPIVLQNLGIMLAGVLLGWKKGCLSILLFFLLGMFIPAFSGSTLFAVFAGPTAGYVVAWFFVPILINVILKIFKTSSFINNLIAILLGGVLFVDVVGAIYLSVYIHTPLLTSLLSNLVFIPGDTIKAIIASVVAYKFKDRLMVS; this is encoded by the coding sequence ATGAAAAACGTGAGAGATTTACTTTATATTGCAATGATGACAACTATTCTTGTCATTTTAGGTTTTATTCCAGCCATTCCACTGGGTTTTATCCCTGTTCCAATTGTTTTGCAAAATTTGGGAATCATGTTAGCAGGTGTGCTCTTAGGTTGGAAAAAAGGGTGCTTGTCGATTCTTCTGTTTTTCCTTTTGGGGATGTTTATTCCAGCTTTTTCTGGTAGTACCTTGTTTGCTGTTTTTGCTGGACCAACGGCTGGTTATGTGGTTGCTTGGTTTTTTGTGCCAATTCTAATCAATGTGATTTTGAAAATTTTTAAGACATCATCTTTTATTAATAATTTAATTGCAATTTTACTAGGCGGTGTTTTATTTGTTGATGTGGTGGGAGCAATTTATCTATCTGTTTATATACACACACCTTTGTTGACTTCTCTTTTATCAAATCTTGTATTTATCCCAGGAGATACGATTAAGGCAATTATTGCTAGTGTTGTAGCCTATAAATTTAAAGATAGACTGATGGTGTCGTAA
- a CDS encoding CHY zinc finger protein: MIMIIYGINLDSKGRCKHYHTKQDIVALKCGKCQDYFACYQCHNQLRNHPFESVSVKAASPVLCGNCRHFLTYAEYKKGACPYCYHDFNPNCRLHETIYFKE; the protein is encoded by the coding sequence ATGATTATGATAATTTATGGAATTAATCTTGATAGTAAAGGAAGATGCAAACATTATCATACAAAACAGGACATTGTTGCTCTCAAATGTGGTAAGTGCCAAGATTATTTTGCTTGCTATCAATGTCATAATCAGCTACGAAATCACCCTTTTGAATCAGTTTCGGTAAAAGCTGCCTCACCTGTTCTTTGTGGTAATTGCCGCCATTTTTTAACTTATGCGGAGTATAAAAAAGGGGCTTGTCCATATTGTTATCATGACTTTAATCCGAACTGTCGCTTACACGAAACCATTTATTTTAAGGAGTAA
- the tgt gene encoding tRNA guanosine(34) transglycosylase Tgt has product MTDYPIKYRLIKKEKHTGARLGEIITPHGTFPTPMFMPVGTQATVKTQSPEELKEMGSGIILSNTYHLWLRPGDELIARAGGLHKFMNWDQAILTDSGGFQVYSLADTRNITEEGVTFKNHLNGAKMFLSPEKAISIQNNLGSDIMMSFDECPQFYQPYDYVKKSIERTSRWAERGLKAHRRPHDQGLFGIVQGAGFKDLRRQSASDLVSMDFPGYSIGGLAVGESHKEMNEVLDFTVPMLPENKPRYLMGVGAPDSLIDGVIRGVDMFDCVLPTRIARNGTCMTSEGRLVVKNAAYAEDFTPLDHDCDCYTCRNYTRAYIRHLLKADETFGLRLTSYHNLYFLVNLMKKVRQAIMDDNLLEFREDFFERYGYNKSDRNF; this is encoded by the coding sequence ATGACAGATTATCCGATTAAGTATCGCTTAATTAAGAAAGAAAAACACACAGGTGCGCGTTTGGGTGAAATTATCACACCACACGGCACATTCCCAACGCCAATGTTTATGCCGGTTGGGACACAAGCAACGGTTAAAACACAATCGCCAGAAGAGCTCAAGGAAATGGGCTCAGGGATTATCCTATCAAATACTTATCACCTTTGGTTACGTCCAGGTGACGAATTAATCGCTCGCGCTGGTGGACTTCATAAATTCATGAATTGGGACCAAGCAATTTTGACTGATAGTGGTGGTTTCCAAGTGTATTCATTGGCTGATACACGTAACATCACCGAAGAAGGGGTGACCTTTAAAAACCACCTTAACGGTGCTAAAATGTTCCTTTCACCAGAAAAAGCCATTTCTATTCAAAATAATCTTGGCTCGGACATCATGATGAGCTTTGATGAATGTCCTCAATTCTACCAACCGTATGATTACGTTAAAAAATCAATCGAACGTACAAGTCGTTGGGCTGAACGTGGCTTGAAAGCACATCGTCGTCCACATGACCAAGGGCTTTTTGGTATCGTGCAAGGTGCTGGTTTCAAAGACCTTCGTCGCCAATCAGCTAGTGACTTGGTCAGCATGGATTTCCCAGGTTATTCAATTGGTGGACTTGCCGTTGGAGAATCACACAAAGAAATGAATGAGGTGCTTGATTTCACAGTGCCAATGTTGCCAGAAAATAAACCACGTTACCTTATGGGCGTTGGTGCACCAGATAGTTTGATTGACGGTGTTATCCGCGGTGTGGATATGTTTGACTGCGTGCTTCCAACACGTATCGCTCGAAATGGAACATGTATGACAAGTGAAGGGCGTTTGGTGGTTAAAAATGCAGCTTACGCAGAAGATTTCACACCACTTGACCATGATTGTGATTGCTACACATGTCGCAATTACACACGTGCTTACATTCGTCACTTGCTTAAAGCTGATGAAACCTTTGGGCTTCGTTTGACAAGCTATCATAACCTTTACTTCCTTGTCAACTTGATGAAAAAAGTTCGTCAAGCTATTATGGATGATAATCTTTTGGAATTCCGCGAAGATTTCTTTGAACGCTACGGCTATAACAAGAGTGACCGTAATTTCTAA
- a CDS encoding DUF975 family protein: MKASETRRKAREFLKTLSGKYQLFIVSIVLAILTVSVSYRQAIFTTSNGTEFSITESVPSIIGILSALFLASASYAVLDVIRLKRDHVEVGDNMIVFSNELFGKYVLTALLKWLFLFLWSLIAGVGIFIFAIGITYAAIDDSAAGWVIVIIGLIAMIAGFVLAIMKNYSYSMTTYILYDDVQNGTYEGPRSIIDKSTKLMKGNRWRFFCLQFSFIGWHILTVFTCGLLYFYTLPYTTTANLFFYEDLLENAE, from the coding sequence ATGAAAGCTTCAGAAACACGTCGAAAAGCTAGAGAATTTCTTAAAACACTCTCTGGTAAATATCAACTATTTATTGTTTCTATTGTTTTAGCGATTCTTACCGTTTCAGTTTCTTATCGTCAAGCGATTTTTACAACAAGCAACGGTACTGAATTTAGCATCACAGAATCAGTTCCAAGTATCATTGGAATTCTGTCTGCACTATTTCTTGCGTCAGCAAGTTATGCTGTACTTGACGTGATTCGTCTCAAACGTGACCACGTCGAAGTAGGAGACAACATGATTGTCTTTTCAAACGAATTATTTGGGAAATACGTTTTGACAGCTCTTTTAAAATGGCTATTTCTCTTCTTATGGTCTTTGATTGCTGGTGTCGGAATATTCATTTTCGCTATCGGAATTACTTACGCAGCTATAGATGATTCTGCTGCGGGGTGGGTTATTGTGATTATTGGTTTGATTGCGATGATTGCAGGATTTGTACTTGCTATTATGAAAAACTATTCATACAGCATGACAACCTACATCCTTTATGATGATGTCCAAAACGGCACTTATGAAGGTCCTCGTAGCATTATTGATAAGAGTACAAAACTAATGAAAGGAAACAGATGGCGTTTCTTCTGCCTACAATTTAGCTTCATTGGTTGGCATATTTTAACAGTATTCACTTGTGGTTTGCTTTACTTCTACACACTACCATATACCACAACAGCTAACCTCTTCTTCTACGAAGATTTACTAGAAAATGCTGAATAA
- the perR gene encoding peroxide-responsive transcriptional repressor PerR — MDVHTHHRPLDAYENVIEHLKKKHIRITETRKAIIAYIINSHEHPSADKIYRDLLPEHPNMSLATVYNNMKVLVDEGFVAELKVTNDTTTYYDFMGHQHINIVCKNCGEIADFMDVDAIDIGKEAYEQTGYQITKIQLTAYGICPKCQEKLKAAGESFMTYHEDK; from the coding sequence ATGGATGTTCACACTCACCACCGTCCTTTGGATGCCTATGAGAATGTCATTGAGCATCTCAAAAAGAAACACATCCGTATAACGGAGACTCGTAAAGCCATTATTGCTTATATTATAAATAGTCATGAGCACCCTAGTGCCGATAAAATTTATAGAGACCTATTGCCAGAACACCCTAATATGAGTTTAGCAACGGTTTATAACAATATGAAAGTATTGGTTGATGAAGGATTTGTTGCCGAGTTAAAAGTAACAAACGACACCACAACTTACTATGATTTTATGGGACATCAGCACATTAACATTGTTTGTAAAAACTGTGGTGAAATTGCTGATTTTATGGATGTTGATGCCATTGATATTGGCAAAGAAGCTTATGAACAAACAGGTTATCAAATCACAAAAATTCAACTGACAGCTTATGGTATTTGCCCAAAATGCCAAGAAAAACTAAAAGCAGCAGGCGAATCTTTTATGACCTATCACGAGGATAAGTAA
- a CDS encoding phenolic acid decarboxylase, with translation MTKTFKTLDDFLGTHFIYTYDNGWEYEWYAKNDHTVDYRIHGGMVAGRWVKDQEANIVMLTEGVYKVAWTEPTGTDVALDFVPNEKKLNGTIFFPAWVHEHPEITVCFQNEHIDLMEESREKYATYPKLVVPEFAHITYMGDAGQNNEDVISEAPYEGLPDDIRNGKYFDDNYKRLKK, from the coding sequence ATGACAAAAACATTTAAAACTTTGGACGATTTTTTAGGAACTCACTTTATTTACACTTACGATAATGGTTGGGAATACGAATGGTATGCTAAAAATGACCACACTGTTGATTATCGTATTCATGGCGGTATGGTTGCTGGGCGTTGGGTCAAAGACCAAGAAGCTAATATCGTTATGCTCACAGAAGGTGTTTATAAAGTTGCTTGGACAGAACCAACTGGTACTGACGTTGCCCTTGATTTCGTGCCTAATGAGAAAAAATTGAACGGTACGATTTTCTTTCCTGCTTGGGTTCATGAACATCCTGAAATTACGGTTTGCTTCCAAAATGAACACATTGATTTAATGGAAGAATCTCGCGAAAAATACGCTACTTATCCAAAATTAGTCGTTCCTGAATTTGCTCACATTACCTATATGGGTGATGCGGGGCAAAATAACGAAGATGTCATCTCTGAAGCACCATACGAAGGCTTACCAGACGACATTCGTAATGGGAAATACTTTGATGATAATTACAAACGTTTGAAAAAATAA
- a CDS encoding PadR family transcriptional regulator, with product MPKERLLPYIILGIVKHSSPITGQAITKQFDNEIGEFWRASHSQIYPELKRMSNDNWLKQTTSEDNAKEKYYQLTSEGEAILSNWLEETVEEAPIQKDLFSLKMFFIHDQANPRILSLLEEERQILLEQLAHFKMREKLLFSSSKDINRAYGHYLILSRAISRVSSQLSWIEDTIQQWQKHHKN from the coding sequence ATGCCTAAAGAACGTCTCTTACCCTATATCATTTTGGGGATTGTCAAACATTCTTCACCGATTACTGGGCAGGCTATTACGAAACAATTTGACAATGAGATTGGCGAATTTTGGCGTGCTTCTCATAGTCAGATTTACCCTGAATTAAAACGTATGTCCAATGACAATTGGCTCAAACAAACGACCTCTGAAGATAATGCTAAAGAAAAATATTACCAATTAACGAGTGAGGGGGAAGCAATTCTTTCTAACTGGTTAGAGGAGACGGTCGAGGAAGCGCCTATTCAAAAGGACCTTTTCTCTTTAAAAATGTTCTTTATCCACGACCAAGCTAATCCACGGATTTTGTCCTTATTAGAGGAAGAACGTCAGATTTTGCTAGAACAGCTGGCGCATTTTAAAATGCGAGAAAAATTACTTTTTTCAAGCTCAAAAGATATTAATCGCGCCTACGGTCACTACCTTATCCTAAGCCGCGCCATTTCGCGTGTTAGCAGTCAATTGAGCTGGATTGAGGACACTATCCAGCAATGGCAGAAACATCATAAAAACTGA
- a CDS encoding CoA-binding protein, giving the protein MTTFQNPSQDVIADYLKNAKTIAVVGLSHRENSPAYGVSKIMQEAGYTIIPVNPRLAGQKILNETAYARLQDVPVHIDIVDVFRRSEFLPEVAKDFIETDADIFWAQLGLESQEAADILQAAGRDKIVMNKCIKIEYQGL; this is encoded by the coding sequence ATGACAACATTTCAAAATCCTAGTCAAGATGTGATTGCTGATTATTTAAAAAATGCCAAAACCATTGCTGTTGTTGGTTTATCACATCGTGAAAATAGTCCAGCTTATGGTGTTTCAAAAATCATGCAAGAAGCTGGCTATACGATTATTCCTGTCAATCCAAGATTAGCAGGACAGAAAATTTTAAACGAGACAGCTTATGCTAGACTTCAAGATGTTCCTGTCCACATTGACATTGTTGATGTTTTCAGACGAAGTGAATTTCTACCAGAAGTTGCCAAAGATTTCATTGAAACAGATGCCGACATTTTCTGGGCGCAACTTGGTCTAGAAAGTCAAGAAGCTGCTGATATTTTACAAGCTGCAGGACGTGATAAAATTGTCATGAACAAATGCATCAAGATTGAATATCAAGGCTTGTAA
- a CDS encoding DUF4299 family protein, whose amino-acid sequence MESIIFTTSSDKVLTIGDLLQNELFECISVAAKDTQTTPNQDSKISLFQSILFAVKGKSTFGFRLSYENSKYQLSISELATPSDWTGALMFLKMLLVILEVNTVQSQGKTFTHDSILDYHFTSVLLKAIGKLVKELQVHSGVQLSGIRRPIFINQNYFGQIINVPDDQLLLDSYDKRLGLTQQINAYFSEQQVFKIEQNNDEFILPVNYLNSEALTVLPAIPELTIQHQQQYQGKKMLTPRLFIMDAKGKKLADIGYEEFLASLTDGIFMVDAKSVAVKPLSKEKLKNLQ is encoded by the coding sequence TTGGAATCAATTATTTTTACAACTAGTAGTGATAAGGTATTAACCATTGGAGATTTACTTCAAAATGAACTTTTTGAATGTATAAGCGTTGCTGCCAAAGATACACAGACTACTCCAAACCAAGATTCTAAGATTTCACTTTTCCAATCTATTCTTTTTGCAGTAAAAGGAAAATCAACATTTGGATTTCGTCTTTCTTACGAAAATTCTAAATACCAACTCTCTATTTCAGAGTTAGCGACACCTTCTGATTGGACTGGCGCTTTAATGTTTTTAAAAATGTTACTAGTGATTCTTGAGGTTAATACTGTACAAAGTCAAGGAAAAACATTTACACATGATAGTATTTTGGACTATCATTTCACATCTGTCCTTTTAAAAGCTATTGGTAAACTAGTAAAAGAACTTCAAGTTCACTCAGGTGTCCAATTATCAGGTATTAGGCGACCAATTTTTATTAATCAAAATTACTTCGGACAAATTATTAATGTTCCTGATGACCAACTACTTTTGGACAGTTATGATAAACGACTAGGGCTGACCCAACAAATTAATGCTTATTTTTCAGAGCAACAAGTTTTTAAAATTGAACAAAACAATGATGAATTCATCCTTCCTGTCAATTATCTTAACAGTGAAGCATTAACTGTTTTACCTGCAATACCTGAATTAACAATTCAACATCAACAACAATATCAAGGTAAGAAAATGTTAACTCCACGTTTGTTTATCATGGATGCTAAAGGAAAAAAACTTGCAGATATTGGTTATGAGGAATTTTTAGCATCATTGACCGATGGTATCTTCATGGTAGATGCAAAATCTGTTGCAGTTAAACCATTATCCAAAGAAAAACTTAAAAATTTACAGTAA